In Haliotis asinina isolate JCU_RB_2024 chromosome 16, JCU_Hal_asi_v2, whole genome shotgun sequence, the following are encoded in one genomic region:
- the LOC137268263 gene encoding transcription factor HES-1-A-like encodes MTESDSSGPSSPSKGDECKSSYRKSNKPLMEKRRRARINTCLGQLKTLVLQAMKKDNAQYSKLEKADILELTVKHLRNVQRHQMAAAMATSPDVITKYRAGFNECAGEVMRYLSSVPTIGDDMRTRVLSHLANCLQTLNSQPVADIAMQQTGHHGIHIQHPAYTGNACMGNPSAFQTMVKEQPSPHKQIQMNPQCVTTPVQFIPGTLPTGQVAFVLTSPSPVQAVPLYAAPSSDRKVETCVKQEVVSPSPCDKTVNRSPVPHPPSPSSAPPISPVYPHPPAQAGIRPVAEEPVWRPW; translated from the exons ATGACGGAGAGTGATTCAAGCGGCCCTTCTTCTCCCAGTAAAGGAGATGAATGTAAATCGTCATATAGAAAA AGTAACAAGCCTCTCATGGAGAAGCGACGTCGTGCACGCATCAACACGTGCTTGGGGCAGCTGAAAACTTTGGTTCTGCAAGCCATGAAAAAAGAC aacgcCCAGTATTCCAAATTAGAGAAGGCTGACATCTTAGAACTTACTGTGAAACATCTGAGGAACGTCCAGCGACATCAAATGGCAG CTGCCATGGCAACCAGCCCTGACGTCATCACAAAATATCGAGCTGGATTCAACGAATGCGCGGGGGAGGTGATGCGCTACCTGTCCAGCGTTCCCACAATAGGGGATGACATGCGTACACGTGTCCTCAGTCACCTAGCGAACTGTCTCCAAACTCTTAACTCCCAGCCTGTGGCGGACATTGCCATGCAACAGACAGGGCATCATGGGATACATATTCAACATCCGGCCTACACCGGAAATGCCTGCATGGGAAACCCTTCAGCGTTTCAGACAATGGTAAAAGAACAACCGTCTCCTCACAAGCAGATTCAGATGAACCCCCAGTGCGTGACCACGCCCGTTCAGTTCATCCCAGGAACACTACCCACGGGACAGGTGGCGTTCGTCCTGACATCTCCCTCACCTGTGCAAGCCGTACCTTTATATGCAGCGCCATCTTCAGACAGAAAAGTTGAAACATGCGTCAAACAGGAAGTTGTGTCTCCGTCGCCGTGTGACAAAACTGTGAATCGATCCCCAGTTCCTCACCCCCCTTCACCCAGCAGTGCACCTCCCATCTCCCCTGTGTATCCCCATCCCCCGGCCCAAGCGGGTATTCGTCCAGTTGCGGAGGAACCAGTGTGGAGGCCGTGGTGA